The Streptomyces laurentii genome contains a region encoding:
- a CDS encoding peptide chain release factor 2 (RF-1 domain; cl02875;~identified by MetaGeneAnnotator; putative;~peptide chain release factor 2 [Streptomyces ghanaensis ATCC14672];~peptide chain release factor 2; Validated; PRK00578) codes for MAVVDVSEELKSLSSTMGSIEAVLDLEKLRADIAVLEEQAAAPSLWDDPEAAQKITSRLSRLQAEVRKTETLRGRIDDLAVLFDLAEEMDDAETRVEAEAELVNVRKALDEMEVRTLLSGEYDEREALVNIRAEAGGVDASDFAERLQRMYLRWAERHGYSTEIYETSYAEEAGIKSTTFVVKAPYAYGTLSVEQGTHRLVRISPFDNQGRRQTSFAGVEVLPVVEQSDHVDIDESDLRIDVYRASGPGGQGVNTTDSAVRITHLPTGIVVSCQNERSQIQNKASAMNVLQAKLLERQRQEERARMDALKGDGGSSWGNQMRSYVLHPYQMVKDLRTDHEVGNPQSVLDGEIDGFLEAGIRWRKQQDHAEA; via the coding sequence GTGGCAGTCGTCGATGTATCCGAAGAGCTGAAGTCCCTCTCCTCGACCATGGGGTCGATCGAGGCCGTCCTGGACCTCGAGAAGCTGAGGGCAGACATCGCCGTGCTCGAAGAGCAGGCCGCGGCCCCGTCCCTGTGGGACGACCCGGAGGCGGCGCAGAAGATCACGAGCCGTCTCTCGCGCCTCCAGGCCGAGGTCCGCAAGACCGAGACCCTGCGCGGCCGCATCGACGACCTCGCGGTCCTGTTCGACCTGGCCGAGGAGATGGACGACGCGGAAACCCGCGTCGAGGCCGAGGCCGAGCTGGTCAACGTCCGCAAGGCGCTCGACGAGATGGAGGTCCGCACCCTCCTGTCCGGCGAGTACGACGAGCGCGAGGCGCTGGTCAACATCCGCGCCGAGGCCGGCGGCGTCGACGCCTCCGACTTCGCGGAGCGCCTCCAGCGCATGTACCTGCGCTGGGCCGAGCGCCACGGCTACTCGACCGAGATCTACGAGACCTCGTACGCGGAAGAGGCCGGCATCAAGTCGACCACCTTCGTGGTCAAGGCCCCGTACGCGTACGGCACCCTCTCCGTCGAGCAGGGCACCCACCGCCTCGTCCGCATCTCGCCCTTCGACAACCAGGGCCGCCGCCAGACGTCCTTCGCGGGCGTCGAGGTGCTCCCGGTCGTCGAGCAGTCCGACCACGTCGACATCGACGAGTCCGACCTGCGCATCGACGTCTACCGCGCGTCCGGCCCCGGCGGCCAGGGCGTCAACACCACCGACTCGGCGGTGCGCATCACGCACCTCCCGACCGGCATCGTGGTCTCCTGCCAGAACGAGCGCTCCCAGATCCAGAACAAGGCGAGCGCCATGAACGTCCTCCAGGCCAAGCTCCTCGAGCGCCAGCGCCAGGAGGAGCGTGCCAGGATGGACGCGCTCAAGGGCGACGGCGGCAGCTCCTGGGGCAACCAGATGCGCTCCTACGTCCTCCACCCGTACCAGATGGTCAAGGACCTGCGCACCGACCACGAGGTCGGCAACCCGCAGTCCGTCCTCGACGGCGAGATCGACGGCTTCCTGGAGGCCGGCATCCGCTGGCGCAAGCAGCAGGATCACGCGGAGGCGTAA
- a CDS encoding serine or threonine protein kinase (ATP binding site [chemical binding];~Catalytic domain of Protein Kinases; cd00180;~Serine/Threonine protein kinases, catalytic domain; smart00220;~activation loop (A-loop);~identified by MetaGeneAnnotator; putative;~serine or threonine protein kinase [Streptomyces venezuelae ATCC10712];~substrate binding site [chemical binding]) has product MARNIGSRYTAHQILGRGSAGTVWLGEGPEGPVAIKLLREDLAADQELVGRFVQERTALLGLDHPHVVSVRDLVVDGNDLALVMDLIRGTDLRTRLDRERRLAPEAAVAIIADIADGLAAAHKAGVVHRDVKPENILLDMEGPLGPGGAHPALLTDFGVAKLIDTPGRTKATRIIGTPDYLAPEIVEGLPPRAAVDIYALATVLYELLAGFTPFGGGHPGAVLRRHVTETVVPLPGIPEELWQLIVQCLAKAPASRLRASELATRLRDVLPTLKGIPPLDVDEPDADPAAEAAGGGAEDPYPTQPGGGEPAPRRAAVPLVPGASTDSNRDTHTSMRVPGPDELSGGPLGTARAPRSASARRPGSARHKSEAVRKRRITLGVAAAVLAAVLGIGGYLASSGDGDADAPPQDSRETTQGAQP; this is encoded by the coding sequence TTGGCACGGAATATCGGCAGCCGCTACACGGCCCACCAGATCCTCGGCCGGGGCAGCGCCGGCACGGTGTGGCTCGGCGAGGGCCCCGAGGGCCCCGTCGCCATCAAGCTGCTGCGCGAAGACCTCGCCGCCGACCAGGAACTCGTCGGCCGCTTCGTCCAGGAACGCACCGCCCTGCTCGGGCTCGACCACCCGCACGTCGTCTCCGTCCGCGACCTCGTCGTCGACGGCAACGACCTCGCGCTCGTCATGGACCTGATCCGCGGCACCGACCTGCGCACCCGTCTCGACCGCGAACGCCGGCTCGCGCCCGAGGCCGCCGTCGCGATCATCGCCGACATCGCCGACGGCCTCGCCGCCGCGCACAAGGCCGGCGTGGTCCACCGGGACGTCAAGCCCGAGAACATCCTGCTCGACATGGAAGGCCCGCTGGGCCCCGGCGGCGCCCACCCGGCGCTGCTCACCGACTTCGGCGTCGCCAAACTCATCGACACCCCCGGCCGCACCAAGGCCACCCGGATCATCGGCACCCCCGACTACCTCGCCCCCGAGATCGTCGAGGGCCTGCCGCCCCGCGCCGCCGTCGACATCTACGCGCTCGCCACGGTGCTGTACGAACTGCTCGCCGGGTTCACGCCGTTCGGCGGCGGCCACCCCGGCGCCGTACTGCGCCGCCACGTCACCGAGACCGTCGTCCCGCTGCCCGGCATCCCCGAGGAGCTGTGGCAGCTGATCGTCCAGTGCCTGGCCAAGGCCCCGGCCTCCCGGCTGCGCGCCTCCGAGCTGGCGACCCGGCTGCGGGACGTCCTGCCCACCCTCAAGGGCATCCCGCCGCTCGACGTCGACGAGCCGGACGCGGACCCGGCGGCCGAGGCGGCCGGCGGCGGTGCGGAGGACCCGTACCCCACCCAGCCGGGCGGCGGCGAACCCGCCCCGCGCCGCGCCGCCGTCCCGCTGGTACCGGGCGCCTCGACCGACTCCAACCGCGACACCCACACCTCCATGCGGGTCCCCGGCCCCGACGAGCTGTCCGGCGGCCCCCTCGGCACGGCCCGTGCCCCGCGCTCGGCGAGCGCCCGCCGGCCCGGCTCGGCCCGGCACAAGTCGGAAGCGGTCCGCAAGCGCCGGATCACGCTGGGCGTCGCGGCCGCCGTGCTCGCGGCCGTGCTCGGGATCGGCGGCTACCTGGCGTCCTCCGGGGACGGGGACGCGGACGCGCCGCCGCAGGACTCGCGGGAGACGACGCAGGGCGCGCAGCCGTAG